The proteins below are encoded in one region of Brachyspira intermedia PWS/A:
- a CDS encoding DUF262 domain-containing protein, producing MDKKRFIDILKDENIIVPEIQREYVWGSTENIENCKNLLNAIIDNTKNTENNYNIGFLYSYEKDNKVYLIDGQQRFTTLYLTLLYLSVKENNKYKAYLKNFSYKVRNLTKEFIDLMIEKIEKEEDFFDIENKTWCLSVYKKDPTIKNIINFFKIFNIDEENQEYKDISLKDIEKAEFWYFNTSNTSQGEELYITMNSRGEKIAEYEDIRVSLLSEIKEDYKDKATKFNKIEHFFWKHRDNNKNNADEEFNKFLKQAIALSKFEIEGNTSNSIGNVDSINIIENKNYLKLDDIIYHHYSLELLYELLKLENTDNTKYLTKFINKDKTINNANILNISTIIIPFLYIVKNIFKIDEDNFKNKENFNNIEENTKKDLFQWLRFLYNIRFNHNSTSITNILMEIENNNKNTYTNIFDFFECKDKKELLSYYENYNGERDKFDLLESEVNKIKFLSIYNDDISKRNELQELFWKLENHDILKGNIDYIIKYSLENINNNLEAIKVEDIKEHFFDNFSKYKNIFETCFNEIPRDILIRALLTFAEKFDKEKSPYFKSHAVYYGWDNHNKLHKFSLCEKEEDLYKSFQNKENRYKTNPYYAQLFKILFDEIKKNSNNEIKDILEKIIKDFKDEQKKNPFYLIIRDDLKSYIIKYNTNIDNNITLQR from the coding sequence ATTGATAAAAAAAGATTTATAGATATATTAAAAGATGAAAATATTATTGTACCAGAAATACAAAGAGAATATGTATGGGGAAGTACAGAAAATATCGAGAACTGTAAAAACTTATTAAATGCTATTATTGATAATACAAAGAATACAGAGAATAATTATAATATCGGTTTTTTATATTCTTATGAAAAAGATAATAAAGTTTATTTGATAGATGGTCAGCAGAGATTTACTACTTTATATTTAACATTACTATACTTATCTGTAAAAGAAAATAATAAATATAAAGCTTATTTAAAAAACTTCTCTTATAAAGTAAGAAATTTAACAAAAGAATTTATTGATTTGATGATAGAAAAAATTGAAAAAGAAGAAGATTTTTTTGATATTGAAAATAAAACTTGGTGCTTATCAGTTTATAAAAAAGACCCTACAATAAAAAATATTATAAACTTTTTTAAGATTTTCAATATAGATGAAGAAAATCAAGAATATAAAGATATTTCTTTAAAAGATATTGAAAAAGCAGAATTTTGGTACTTTAATACTTCAAATACTTCTCAAGGCGAAGAACTTTATATAACTATGAACTCAAGAGGTGAAAAAATAGCAGAATATGAAGATATTAGAGTTTCTTTATTATCAGAAATAAAAGAAGATTATAAAGATAAAGCAACAAAATTTAATAAAATAGAGCATTTCTTTTGGAAGCATAGAGATAATAATAAAAATAATGCTGATGAAGAATTTAATAAATTTTTAAAGCAAGCAATAGCTTTATCAAAATTTGAAATTGAAGGAAATACGTCAAATTCAATTGGGAATGTTGATAGTATAAATATTATTGAAAATAAAAACTATTTAAAATTAGATGATATAATTTATCATCATTATTCATTAGAATTATTATATGAATTATTAAAATTAGAAAATACTGATAATACTAAATATTTAACTAAATTTATAAATAAAGATAAAACCATAAATAATGCTAATATTTTAAATATATCTACAATAATTATCCCATTTTTATATATAGTTAAAAATATATTCAAAATAGATGAAGATAATTTTAAGAACAAAGAGAATTTTAACAACATAGAAGAAAATACAAAAAAAGATTTATTCCAATGGCTTAGATTTTTATATAATATAAGGTTTAATCATAATAGTACAAGTATTACAAATATTTTAATGGAGATAGAAAACAATAATAAAAATACTTATACTAATATATTTGATTTTTTTGAATGTAAAGATAAAAAAGAATTACTTAGTTACTATGAAAATTATAATGGGGAAAGAGATAAATTTGATTTATTAGAAAGCGAAGTAAATAAAATTAAGTTCTTATCTATTTATAATGATGATATTTCAAAAAGAAATGAATTACAAGAATTATTTTGGAAATTAGAAAATCATGATATTTTGAAAGGAAATATTGACTATATTATAAAATATTCTTTGGAAAATATTAATAATAATTTAGAAGCTATAAAAGTTGAAGATATAAAAGAACACTTCTTTGATAATTTTAGTAAGTATAAAAATATATTTGAAACCTGTTTTAATGAAATACCAAGAGATATTTTAATAAGGGCATTATTAACTTTTGCTGAAAAATTTGATAAAGAAAAAAGTCCTTATTTTAAATCGCATGCTGTATATTATGGCTGGGATAACCATAATAAATTACATAAATTTTCTTTATGTGAAAAAGAAGAAGATTTATATAAATCATTTCAAAATAAAGAAAATAGATATAAAACTAATCCATATTATGCTCAATTATTTAAAATATTGTTTGATGAAATTAAAAAAAATTCAAATAATGAAATAAAAGATATATTAGAAAAAATAATAAAAGATTTTAAAGATGAACAGAAAAAAAATCCTTTCTATTTAATAATAAGAGATGATTTAAAATCTTATATTATTAAATACAATACTAATATAGACAACAATATAACATTACAACGTTAA
- the thiE gene encoding thiamine phosphate synthase yields MKGIQDIINTKYINKRREILKEKYFKDSIYCVTAEDFSNGRNNIEVVKSMLEAGIKIIQYREKDNPNKYMREKYEECLKIRELTKEHDALFIIDDYADLAIAVEADGVHIGQKDMPIEVVRKIVGFDKIVGLSTTNEKQAEEAIHTSADYIGIGPIFSTNTKPDANEATGIDYLDYVVKNLDVPFVCIGGIKLSNIDLLIEHKAMSLCMLTEIVSSEDIKSKCELLIKKMKRL; encoded by the coding sequence ATGAAAGGTATACAAGATATAATAAATACAAAATATATAAATAAAAGAAGAGAAATTTTAAAAGAGAAATATTTTAAAGATTCAATATACTGCGTAACAGCAGAAGATTTTTCAAACGGCAGAAATAATATTGAAGTTGTAAAATCAATGCTTGAAGCCGGCATTAAAATTATTCAGTACAGAGAAAAAGACAATCCTAATAAATATATGCGTGAAAAGTATGAAGAATGCTTAAAGATTAGAGAGCTTACAAAAGAGCATGATGCATTATTTATAATAGATGATTATGCTGATTTGGCAATTGCAGTTGAAGCTGACGGAGTTCATATAGGGCAGAAAGACATGCCTATCGAAGTAGTAAGAAAAATTGTAGGGTTTGATAAAATTGTAGGGCTTTCTACTACTAATGAAAAACAAGCAGAAGAAGCTATTCATACAAGTGCCGATTATATTGGTATAGGACCTATATTCTCAACTAACACTAAACCTGATGCTAATGAAGCTACCGGTATTGATTATCTTGATTATGTAGTTAAAAATTTAGATGTTCCTTTCGTTTGTATAGGCGGAATAAAATTAAGTAACATTGATTTGCTTATAGAGCATAAAGCTATGAGTTTATGCATGCTTACAGAGATAGTATCTTCTGAGGATATAAAATCTAAATGCGAACTTCTAATCAAAAAAATGAAAAGATTATAA
- a CDS encoding GmrSD restriction endonuclease domain-containing protein, which produces MTEEIKNNDDIIESVKEIFSNGRIYNIPEYQRGYKWSEEDVNALLNDINNFQAEGDKFYCLQNITIKKQKDSENIYEVIDGQQRLTTLSILLSYLGKTDLLKQDNNNNNKYKIKYSIRKESQEFLYKLLKETNNDYLNDNLSYNDKFDKAVKDLKKENKDYDRQDVFHFCLAKHTIINFFYKFDEDKKKSFTTKLLNNVKLIVNDVSSGNDVKGETIFKNLNSNKVALEYYDLIRAIFITRVAKKGNDIDLAEKRIKIDIDIDNMNIWWSDENVKEKSHTTTLLNNAQLILNYLDNGNNTKAETIFISKEKEANDIDLAEKRIKIGIDIDNMNIWWSDENVKEYFKMFSNENNISMLYDLYWKCRNNESNNNNEKSDAYKSQSNNEALFKYLDSNTDKAEVVFKEVVRFHNTMADWYEDKEIYHLLGFIGKQNIEDIKIIWDIWERANTTRESFKKALKQIIKNNLIKNIENENYLETIGDPNKNWYYQENNTIKLLVLMDIIKILNNKDIKYKLPVNYFNRNEEDIEHIFSKTPNDETTIKEAKENIDLIISSLEEYKREKITEDNDLKKFMEDNDLKKFEDKLPKLNNENNKQTLKDLELLDEYRRVIREVPYVHSIGNLVLLNSNTNRGYGNSSYIEKRRIIIELYESGNKYIRNHTWTVFSKNINEWTIDNIKNTAEDIRKEIEKFFDDNNK; this is translated from the coding sequence ATGACAGAAGAAATTAAAAATAATGATGATATAATAGAAAGCGTAAAAGAAATATTTTCTAATGGACGCATTTATAACATTCCAGAATATCAAAGGGGATATAAATGGAGTGAAGAAGATGTTAATGCTTTATTAAATGATATTAATAATTTTCAAGCAGAAGGAGATAAATTTTACTGCCTTCAAAACATAACTATAAAAAAACAAAAAGATAGTGAAAATATTTATGAAGTTATAGACGGACAGCAGAGATTAACTACTCTGTCAATATTATTATCATATTTAGGAAAAACAGATTTATTAAAACAAGATAATAATAATAATAATAAATATAAAATAAAATACTCTATCAGAAAAGAAAGTCAGGAGTTTCTATATAAATTATTAAAAGAAACAAATAATGACTATTTAAATGATAATCTAAGTTATAATGATAAATTTGATAAGGCAGTAAAAGATCTTAAAAAAGAAAATAAAGACTATGATAGACAAGATGTTTTTCATTTTTGCCTAGCTAAACATACTATAATAAATTTTTTTTATAAATTTGATGAAGATAAAAAGAAAAGTTTTACAACTAAATTATTAAACAATGTAAAACTAATAGTAAATGATGTAAGCAGCGGTAATGATGTAAAAGGTGAAACCATATTTAAAAATCTTAACTCCAATAAAGTAGCTTTAGAGTATTATGATTTAATAAGAGCTATATTTATAACAAGAGTAGCAAAAAAAGGAAACGATATAGATTTAGCAGAAAAAAGAATAAAAATAGATATTGATATAGATAATATGAATATATGGTGGTCAGATGAAAATGTGAAAGAAAAAAGTCATACAACTACATTATTAAACAATGCACAATTAATACTAAACTATTTGGACAATGGTAATAATACCAAAGCTGAAACTATATTTATATCAAAGGAAAAAGAAGCAAATGATATAGATTTAGCAGAAAAAAGAATAAAAATAGGTATTGATATAGATAATATGAATATATGGTGGTCAGATGAAAATGTAAAAGAATATTTTAAAATGTTTTCTAATGAAAATAATATATCAATGCTTTATGATTTATATTGGAAATGCAGAAATAATGAATCAAATAATAATAATGAAAAATCGGATGCTTATAAATCACAATCAAATAATGAAGCATTATTTAAATATTTAGACAGTAATACAGATAAGGCAGAAGTAGTATTTAAAGAAGTTGTAAGATTTCATAATACTATGGCAGATTGGTACGAGGATAAAGAAATATATCATTTGCTTGGTTTCATTGGAAAGCAAAATATAGAAGATATAAAAATTATTTGGGATATATGGGAAAGAGCTAATACTACAAGAGAAAGTTTTAAAAAAGCATTAAAGCAAATTATAAAAAATAATTTAATAAAAAACATTGAAAATGAAAATTATCTTGAAACTATAGGAGATCCTAATAAAAATTGGTATTACCAAGAAAATAATACAATAAAATTATTGGTACTTATGGATATAATAAAAATACTTAATAATAAAGATATAAAGTACAAATTACCAGTAAATTATTTTAATAGGAATGAAGAAGATATTGAACATATATTTTCTAAAACTCCTAATGATGAAACAACTATAAAAGAGGCTAAAGAAAATATTGATTTGATAATTAGTTCACTTGAGGAATATAAAAGAGAAAAAATAACGGAAGATAATGATTTAAAAAAGTTTATGGAAGATAATGATTTAAAAAAGTTTGAAGATAAGCTCCCCAAATTAAATAATGAAAATAATAAACAAACACTCAAAGATTTGGAGTTATTAGATGAATATAGAAGAGTTATTAGAGAAGTTCCTTATGTACATTCAATAGGCAATTTAGTTTTATTAAACTCAAATACCAATAGAGGTTACGGAAATTCCTCTTATATTGAAAAAAGAAGGATAATAATAGAACTGTATGAAAGCGGAAATAAATATATAAGAAATCATACTTGGACTGTATTTTCTAAAAATATAAATGAATGGACTATTGATAATATAAAAAATACAGCTGAAGATATTAGAAAAGAAATAGAAAAGTTTTTTGATGATAATAATAAGTAA
- a CDS encoding thermonuclease family protein produces the protein MRTSNQKNEKIIKTCIYTIIIIFAFIFIIKTSNLKESKDLIIDSKSIISMLENNKTSIIHDYIKNRDKVYVLYAENDDDKKYIETHFPSIKFIGRFKLIFYTLFFKDKIMFYASDDKLIDKLRFFKIHYSHVVLDINDINSDEYLTLKDSYNTKLFLSFTNKDFYNIDSNYNKELSKYLADLDKDHIRVVDGDTIKYKDNYYRFIGLDAPELKQNYGTNVKAYVENKIKNASNVSMLVGSYDAFGRILCHLFIDDIPLAYPMMKDKQAKETIMKYGDNGFVNIASNIVYLSKFQGRRPFTDPAKFRSENR, from the coding sequence ATGCGAACTTCTAATCAAAAAAATGAAAAGATTATAAAAACTTGTATTTATACTATCATAATAATATTTGCTTTTATTTTTATTATAAAAACTTCTAATCTTAAAGAAAGCAAAGATTTAATTATTGACTCAAAATCAATAATAAGCATGCTAGAAAATAATAAGACAAGCATTATTCATGATTATATAAAAAACAGAGATAAAGTTTATGTATTGTATGCTGAAAATGATGATGACAAAAAATATATAGAAACTCATTTTCCAAGCATAAAATTTATAGGCAGATTCAAACTAATTTTTTATACTTTATTTTTTAAAGACAAAATTATGTTTTATGCTAGCGATGATAAGCTGATTGATAAACTTAGATTTTTTAAAATTCATTATAGCCATGTAGTTTTGGATATTAACGATATAAACAGCGATGAATATTTAACTCTAAAAGATTCTTACAATACAAAACTTTTTCTCTCATTTACAAATAAAGATTTTTATAATATAGATTCCAACTATAATAAAGAGCTATCAAAATATTTAGCAGATTTAGACAAAGACCATATAAGAGTGGTAGACGGAGACACTATAAAATACAAAGATAATTATTACAGATTCATAGGACTCGATGCCCCGGAATTAAAGCAGAACTATGGCACCAATGTTAAAGCCTATGTTGAAAACAAAATTAAAAATGCTTCAAATGTCAGTATGCTCGTAGGCTCTTATGATGCTTTCGGACGTATACTATGTCATTTATTTATAGATGATATACCATTAGCATATCCTATGATGAAAGACAAGCAAGCCAAAGAAACTATAATGAAATACGGAGATAACGGGTTTGTAAATATAGCAAGCAATATAGTTTATTTATCGAAATTTCAAGGCAGACGCCCATTCACAGACCCCGCCAAATTCAGAAGCGAAAACAGATAA
- a CDS encoding tetratricopeptide repeat protein has translation MYKTIKEKIKEAKEILSNESENKEALKTLYTSYMQIKDYKKSKIYLDKYLEIEKNNYNAWKILGNYLDMYGNFKEAEKAYLKALEINDKDIRVFANLARTYIELDDKDNAYKTIQKAIELKSSDEKITIEISNILCLINKYDEAINLLENFYQNCYSKSLTEQLAYIYETVHSYDNAVELYKLLYDEKSLLNIYLYSTNQFKEAAKICRKNIYRDYYDYGYKLADIYLFLGYSKKAIKILKLAKDNDKHFYMLAYMERLAKIYESIKKYSKAAYMREQMANIDKKEEINWAYLSKYRFLSNDYDRAIEAAKEALKIDKDYRVPLYYLAASYKKQGKDKKAYKIYNKLISNFENRAEILKNFYYKNMYKYCETEEEKEDFHNTDWKHEGLDEEELLYTLLSYKDLGEYQKIKEVFNDYIYREKDNNKKDIYFFESKNIKKYMNEFHYNDGYITSIEIGEIFEELEMYEEALFIYFDVLNKYSYDKKIGIYHRLYSCYKKLNKHDLAKEILNIAKDIGINTNNFDE, from the coding sequence ATGTATAAAACTATAAAAGAAAAAATTAAAGAAGCAAAAGAAATATTATCAAATGAATCAGAAAATAAAGAAGCATTAAAAACACTATACACATCATATATGCAAATTAAAGATTATAAAAAATCAAAAATATATTTAGATAAATATTTGGAGATAGAAAAAAATAATTATAATGCTTGGAAAATATTAGGTAATTACTTGGATATGTATGGTAATTTTAAAGAAGCTGAAAAAGCATATTTGAAGGCTCTTGAAATTAATGATAAAGATATAAGAGTATTTGCTAATTTAGCAAGAACTTATATTGAATTAGATGATAAAGATAATGCCTATAAAACTATACAAAAAGCTATTGAATTAAAAAGCAGTGATGAAAAAATTACAATAGAAATATCAAATATTCTATGTTTGATAAATAAATATGATGAAGCTATTAATCTGCTTGAAAATTTTTATCAAAACTGTTATTCAAAATCTTTAACTGAACAATTAGCATATATTTATGAAACAGTACATAGTTATGATAATGCTGTAGAGTTATATAAATTATTATATGATGAAAAATCACTTTTAAATATATATCTATACTCAACAAATCAATTCAAAGAAGCAGCAAAAATTTGCAGAAAAAATATATACAGGGATTATTACGATTACGGATATAAATTAGCTGATATATATTTATTTTTAGGATACAGTAAAAAAGCAATAAAAATACTGAAATTGGCGAAAGATAATGATAAACATTTTTATATGCTAGCTTATATGGAAAGATTAGCTAAAATTTATGAGTCTATTAAAAAATATTCCAAAGCAGCATATATGAGAGAACAAATGGCTAATATAGATAAAAAAGAAGAAATAAACTGGGCTTATTTATCAAAATACAGATTTTTATCTAATGATTATGACAGAGCAATAGAAGCAGCAAAAGAAGCATTAAAAATAGATAAAGACTATAGAGTTCCTTTATATTATCTTGCTGCAAGTTATAAAAAACAGGGAAAAGATAAAAAGGCTTATAAAATATATAATAAATTAATAAGTAATTTTGAAAACAGAGCGGAAATATTAAAAAACTTTTATTATAAAAATATGTATAAGTACTGTGAAACAGAAGAAGAAAAAGAAGATTTTCATAATACAGATTGGAAACATGAAGGACTTGATGAAGAAGAATTATTATACACATTATTAAGCTACAAAGATTTAGGAGAATATCAAAAAATAAAAGAAGTTTTTAATGATTACATATACAGAGAAAAAGATAATAATAAAAAAGATATATATTTTTTTGAAAGTAAAAATATAAAAAAATACATGAATGAATTTCATTATAATGATGGTTATATAACTTCTATTGAAATTGGAGAAATATTTGAAGAATTAGAAATGTATGAAGAAGCTTTATTTATATATTTTGATGTTCTAAATAAATATTCTTATGATAAAAAAATAGGCATTTATCATAGACTTTACAGCTGTTATAAAAAATTAAATAAACATGATTTGGCAAAAGAAATATTGAATATAGCAAAAGACATAGGAATTAATACAAATAATTTTGATGAATAA
- a CDS encoding tetratricopeptide repeat protein, translating into MDSYEKALDIDVRSELDDYFYDCLNALKSLYDLYKKLGKNDDAIYALKDSIEKDISAPFMIIPFDDNDFKGSETYNDIVQAYTDIIDGSWHYCQSNACREELADLYIRYGEYDKAIELYNQISIENYKNIAETYIKAKNYKKAIDTYKIIIKMYPDNELNYYIDIARTYEEAENYNEAIDYYNKAIEIDSGNSDYYVNIAEIYKKLENYEEAVNYYNKAIEILNKPCKYHEELAECYERLEKYNNAIEAYKEYFKIADDELFIYIRGSKLDTLKNIAYLYDKLNDIENRNLYYEKAIKKCRELIKEYKRNKKEYLKEIADIYIKIGNKEKAFEIYNDLIKNYNKKISRNKNNYGLFEKQANLYLKIDDKESVLETYNKAIEVCLKKIKSFENKKISISDNDDKNKISSYMEDLSYLAFFYQKVSKPENCINIYEKLIKIYEENITDDEESTFYLESIAELYIKLNQKDNALKTYKRILEIDKDNNEAKEKIEDIESGKEVETACIFGLSYNRYK; encoded by the coding sequence TTGGATAGTTATGAAAAGGCATTAGATATAGATGTAAGAAGCGAGTTAGATGATTATTTTTATGATTGTTTAAATGCATTAAAATCATTGTATGATTTATATAAAAAACTCGGTAAAAATGATGATGCTATATACGCCTTGAAAGACAGTATAGAAAAGGATATATCAGCACCATTTATGATTATACCTTTTGATGATAATGATTTTAAAGGAAGCGAAACTTATAATGATATAGTTCAGGCATACACTGATATTATAGATGGTAGTTGGCATTATTGTCAGTCAAATGCATGCCGTGAAGAGCTTGCAGATCTTTATATAAGATATGGAGAATATGATAAAGCTATAGAATTATATAATCAAATATCTATAGAAAATTATAAAAATATAGCTGAAACATATATAAAAGCAAAAAATTATAAAAAGGCAATAGATACATATAAAATTATTATAAAAATGTATCCTGATAATGAATTGAATTATTATATTGATATTGCCCGTACTTATGAAGAGGCAGAAAATTATAATGAGGCTATTGATTATTACAATAAAGCTATAGAAATTGACAGCGGAAATTCAGATTATTATGTTAATATTGCTGAAATTTATAAAAAATTAGAAAACTATGAAGAAGCTGTTAATTATTATAATAAAGCTATAGAAATTTTAAATAAACCATGCAAATATCATGAAGAATTAGCAGAATGTTATGAAAGGCTTGAAAAATACAATAATGCTATAGAAGCATATAAAGAATATTTTAAAATAGCTGATGATGAACTATTCATATATATAAGAGGCAGTAAACTTGATACATTAAAAAATATTGCTTATCTATATGATAAACTTAATGATATAGAAAATAGAAATTTATATTATGAAAAAGCCATAAAAAAATGCCGAGAACTTATAAAAGAATATAAGAGAAACAAAAAAGAATATTTAAAAGAAATAGCAGATATTTATATAAAAATAGGAAATAAAGAAAAAGCCTTTGAAATATATAATGACTTAATAAAAAACTATAATAAAAAAATATCAAGAAATAAAAATAATTATGGGCTTTTTGAAAAACAGGCTAATTTATATTTGAAAATTGATGATAAAGAAAGTGTATTAGAAACATACAATAAAGCTATAGAAGTATGCCTTAAAAAGATAAAAAGTTTTGAAAATAAAAAAATATCGATTTCAGATAATGATGATAAAAATAAAATAAGTTCTTATATGGAAGATTTATCATATTTAGCATTTTTCTATCAAAAAGTTTCAAAACCAGAAAACTGTATTAATATTTATGAAAAACTTATAAAAATATATGAAGAAAATATAACAGATGATGAAGAGAGTACATTTTACTTAGAATCTATTGCAGAACTTTATATAAAATTAAATCAAAAAGATAATGCTTTAAAAACATATAAAAGGATTTTAGAAATAGATAAAGATAATAATGAAGCAAAAGAAAAAATAGAAGATATAGAATCAGGAAAAGAGGTAGAAACAGCATGTATATTTGGATTATCGTATAATAGATACAAATAG
- a CDS encoding O-acetylhomoserine aminocarboxypropyltransferase/cysteine synthase family protein gives MSRELKFETLAAHAGQDYNDTFGSRGVPVYKTTSYLFRDSKHAADLFDLKELGYIYTRLGDPTADVLEKRITAMEGGKASIAVSSGTNAIFYTIITICEAGDEIVSAFNVYGGTYSQFGAILPKFGINTKFVDAKDPENFAKAITDKTKLIFIETISNPSLDFTDIEAVAKIAHNAGIPLVVDGTFTTPYLLQTIKHGADIVINSLTKWIGGHGSAVGGIITDSGNFNWQSDKFPLFSKPDANYHGLRWAYDLPDELKNIAFTLRVRTVPLRNLGACLSPDNSWIFIQGTESLAVRMDRHCSNALKVAEFLEKDDRVEWVRYPGLKNDPSYATASKYLKDKFGGMVVFGIKGGYEAAVKFIDNIKLFSHLVNVGDVKSLVAHPASTTHSQLSEEELKKGGISKNFIRLSIGIEHIDDILYYLDEALTIANK, from the coding sequence ATGTCAAGAGAATTGAAATTTGAAACATTAGCTGCACATGCAGGACAGGATTATAATGATACATTCGGAAGCAGAGGAGTGCCGGTATACAAAACTACTTCATATTTATTTAGAGATTCAAAACATGCTGCTGACTTATTTGATTTAAAAGAACTCGGGTATATTTATACAAGACTAGGAGATCCAACAGCAGATGTATTAGAAAAAAGAATTACAGCTATGGAAGGCGGTAAGGCATCCATTGCAGTATCTTCAGGAACAAATGCTATTTTTTATACTATAATCACTATATGTGAGGCTGGAGATGAAATAGTTTCTGCATTCAATGTGTATGGAGGAACATATTCACAATTTGGAGCAATACTTCCTAAATTTGGAATTAACACAAAATTTGTAGATGCTAAAGACCCAGAGAATTTTGCTAAGGCTATAACAGATAAAACTAAATTAATATTTATAGAAACAATTTCAAACCCTTCATTAGATTTTACAGATATTGAAGCAGTTGCTAAAATAGCACATAATGCTGGAATACCATTAGTAGTGGACGGAACTTTCACAACTCCTTATCTTTTGCAAACTATTAAACATGGTGCCGATATTGTAATAAACTCACTTACAAAATGGATAGGCGGACATGGAAGTGCTGTAGGAGGAATAATCACAGACAGCGGTAACTTTAATTGGCAAAGTGATAAATTCCCTCTATTTTCAAAACCGGATGCAAATTATCATGGATTAAGATGGGCTTATGATTTGCCTGATGAACTTAAAAATATAGCATTTACTTTGAGAGTAAGAACTGTACCTCTTAGAAATTTGGGTGCTTGTCTTTCTCCTGATAACTCTTGGATATTCATTCAGGGAACAGAGTCTTTGGCAGTGAGAATGGACAGACATTGCTCTAATGCTTTAAAAGTTGCTGAGTTTTTAGAAAAAGATGATAGAGTTGAATGGGTAAGATATCCGGGACTTAAAAATGATCCGTCTTATGCTACAGCAAGCAAATATTTAAAAGATAAATTCGGCGGAATGGTTGTATTCGGTATAAAAGGCGGATATGAAGCTGCAGTTAAATTTATAGACAATATAAAATTATTCTCTCATTTGGTGAATGTAGGAGATGTTAAGAGTTTAGTTGCACATCCTGCTTCCACTACTCATTCACAATTATCTGAAGAAGAATTGAAAAAGGGAGGAATAAGCAAAAACTTCATAAGGCTTTCAATAGGTATAGAACATATTGATGATATACTTTATTATTTAGATGAAGCTTTAACTATAGCAAATAAATAA